The Rhodopirellula islandica genome includes a region encoding these proteins:
- a CDS encoding aldo/keto reductase — translation MLPRRRLGQTDMELTTLSFGASSIGQEFRSVDLGESLQAVRVALESGMNFIDTAAFYGRGMSEMMLGRVLPDFPRDQYYLGTKLGRYTGEHFDFSARRVTESIDTSLERMKVDHLDIVLCHDLEFVEMSQIVEETIPAIRREIEKGKVRYVGVSGYPMKMFQYVMENTDIDCLLTYNHYTLQNDMALDLVPLAKEKGVGLMNGAPFSARLLTNAELPPWHKATPEVRQVAAAAAKHCADRGSDIAKIALQFSIANENFATCIPGSANPKRVTQWVEWAQEPIDEVLVAEVQEILKPIHNWFYIEGRPENNDEPVAS, via the coding sequence CTGCCTCGTCGACGTTTAGGCCAAACGGACATGGAACTCACGACGCTCTCTTTTGGAGCGTCTTCGATCGGACAGGAGTTCCGAAGCGTCGATTTGGGTGAGAGTTTGCAAGCGGTTCGAGTGGCGCTCGAAAGTGGGATGAACTTCATTGACACCGCCGCATTCTATGGACGCGGGATGAGCGAAATGATGCTCGGCCGCGTCCTGCCAGATTTCCCGCGTGATCAGTACTACTTGGGCACCAAACTGGGACGCTACACCGGCGAGCACTTCGATTTCAGCGCCCGACGCGTCACCGAAAGCATCGACACGTCGCTCGAACGAATGAAGGTCGACCACCTCGACATCGTGCTCTGTCACGATTTGGAATTCGTCGAGATGTCGCAGATCGTCGAAGAAACCATTCCCGCGATCCGTCGCGAAATCGAAAAGGGCAAGGTCCGCTACGTTGGCGTCAGCGGCTACCCCATGAAGATGTTCCAGTACGTGATGGAAAACACGGACATCGATTGCCTGCTGACCTACAACCACTACACGTTGCAAAACGACATGGCGTTGGACTTGGTGCCGTTGGCCAAGGAGAAAGGAGTGGGGTTGATGAACGGCGCTCCGTTCTCGGCACGTCTGTTGACCAACGCAGAATTGCCGCCTTGGCACAAAGCCACACCCGAAGTTCGCCAGGTCGCTGCCGCCGCCGCCAAGCACTGCGCGGACCGTGGCAGTGACATCGCGAAAATTGCACTTCAGTTCAGCATTGCCAACGAAAATTTTGCGACCTGCATTCCAGGGTCGGCCAATCCAAAGCGAGTCACGCAGTGGGTTGAGTGGGCGCAAGAGCCCATCGACGAAGTCTTGGTTGCTGAAGTCCAAGAAATTTTGAAACCGATCCACAATTGGTTTTACATCGAAGGCCGCCCCGAAAACAACGACGAACCGGTCGCCTCCTGA
- a CDS encoding sugar phosphate isomerase/epimerase family protein: MTFQSAITVSLVEEARGGPFVYWDGLRDACEKASALGFDAIEIFAPGPDAVDEAELKGLLQKHDLVVAAVGTGAGMVKHGLSLTHPDAEHRSKARDFVKQMIDFGGAYNAPAIIGSMQGKWGGDVSRDQALGFLRESLDELGLYATQYHVPLFYEPLNRYETNLLRTVEEGVEFCKTLKTDNVKLLADLFHMNIEEADLAAAIRAGKGYVGHIHFVDSNRQAAGMGHMNHAPIIQALKDIDYDGYLCAEAFALPDSDTAARNTIEAFKRLTA, translated from the coding sequence ATGACGTTTCAATCTGCCATCACGGTCAGCCTGGTCGAAGAAGCTCGCGGCGGTCCCTTCGTTTACTGGGACGGATTGCGAGACGCTTGCGAAAAGGCCTCGGCGCTCGGTTTTGACGCGATCGAAATATTCGCCCCCGGGCCTGACGCGGTGGATGAGGCCGAACTCAAAGGCCTGCTGCAAAAGCATGACTTGGTTGTCGCAGCGGTCGGCACCGGTGCTGGGATGGTCAAGCATGGGCTCAGCCTGACGCATCCCGACGCGGAGCATCGTTCGAAGGCTCGTGACTTCGTCAAACAAATGATCGACTTCGGTGGCGCCTACAACGCTCCCGCCATCATCGGATCCATGCAAGGCAAATGGGGCGGCGATGTTTCGCGAGATCAAGCCTTGGGGTTCTTGCGAGAATCGCTCGATGAACTGGGGCTTTACGCCACCCAGTATCACGTGCCGCTGTTCTACGAGCCACTGAACCGCTACGAGACCAACTTGCTTCGCACAGTCGAGGAAGGCGTCGAGTTTTGCAAGACATTGAAAACGGACAACGTCAAACTGTTGGCCGATTTGTTCCACATGAACATCGAAGAAGCCGACTTGGCCGCTGCCATCCGTGCTGGCAAGGGCTACGTCGGGCACATTCACTTTGTCGATTCCAATCGCCAAGCCGCTGGGATGGGGCACATGAACCACGCGCCCATCATCCAGGCTCTCAAAGACATCGACTACGACGGGTACCTGTGTGCCGAAGCGTTTGCGTTGCCCGATTCGGACACTGCGGCTCGCAACACGATCGAAGCATTCAAACGTTTGACCGCTTGA
- a CDS encoding arylsulfatase, which yields MSRWLFCLVLLSVGSWSGGLLVEPVSAADRPNVVIVITDDQGYGDCGFTGNTVVQTPNIDALAAESSTLTDYHVAPTCSPTRSAFMTGHWTNRTGVWHTISGRSMLRDNEVTFGEIFRDAGYQTGMFGKWHLGDNYPYRAEDNGFTEVYRHGGGGVGQTPDFWDNAYFDGSYFHNGEAVKAQGFCTDVFFEQGNRFIRDCVEADEPFLAYIATNAPHGPLHAPQKYIDLYPEMSDNVATFLGMITNIDENVGRTRELLRELGVHDNTIFLFTTDNGTAGGASVYNAGMRGRKGSPYEGGHRVPFVMHYPEGGFATARSNDTLCHAVDVVPTLLELCDVDAPEQIKFDGTSIVSLLKDEPESSFTQRMLITDSQRVIDPIKWRQSSVMQNKWRLINGTELYNIADDAGQENDVAGDHPEQVASMRAFYDAWWAELEPTFSQTTEMTVGHPDHPVVTFTAHDWIGQAPPWNQSAIRAAAAVFPKKAKQRLTHQGHWAIQVHEAGTFEIALRRWPEESGIPIGAAVPPGQDVPGSSRAYRTQAGRAIPVKSAEVRVDGKSIASTSVASDDLVVTMEIELAEGSHQLAPVFKLPNGEVGAYYCTLSRKSK from the coding sequence ATGTCACGTTGGTTGTTTTGTTTGGTCCTGCTGTCCGTTGGTTCGTGGTCTGGAGGGCTGCTCGTGGAACCTGTTTCGGCGGCAGATCGTCCCAACGTGGTGATCGTCATCACGGATGATCAAGGCTACGGCGATTGTGGGTTCACTGGGAACACCGTTGTTCAGACGCCCAACATCGACGCTCTTGCAGCCGAGTCTTCGACGCTGACCGACTACCACGTCGCACCAACCTGCTCGCCGACCCGGTCTGCATTCATGACCGGTCACTGGACCAACCGAACCGGCGTGTGGCACACGATCAGCGGACGTTCGATGTTGCGAGACAACGAGGTGACTTTCGGTGAGATCTTCCGTGATGCCGGTTACCAAACGGGCATGTTTGGCAAATGGCACCTCGGCGACAACTATCCCTACCGAGCCGAGGACAACGGGTTCACCGAGGTCTATCGCCACGGGGGCGGCGGCGTCGGGCAAACGCCTGACTTCTGGGACAACGCGTACTTCGACGGTTCGTATTTCCACAATGGAGAAGCCGTCAAAGCCCAAGGCTTCTGCACCGACGTGTTCTTTGAACAAGGCAATCGATTCATTCGCGATTGTGTCGAAGCGGACGAGCCGTTTCTCGCTTACATCGCAACCAATGCACCGCACGGGCCATTGCACGCCCCGCAGAAGTACATCGACCTTTATCCCGAGATGAGCGACAACGTGGCCACTTTTTTGGGGATGATCACCAACATCGACGAGAACGTCGGACGGACCCGCGAACTGCTGCGTGAGTTGGGCGTGCATGACAACACAATCTTTCTGTTCACGACGGACAATGGGACCGCGGGCGGTGCATCGGTTTACAACGCTGGAATGCGAGGCAGGAAGGGAAGTCCCTATGAAGGCGGCCACCGTGTTCCCTTTGTGATGCACTATCCCGAAGGCGGCTTTGCCACTGCTCGTAGCAATGACACGCTGTGTCACGCGGTGGACGTGGTGCCGACGCTGTTGGAATTGTGTGACGTCGACGCTCCCGAACAAATCAAGTTCGATGGCACCTCGATTGTTTCGCTGTTGAAGGACGAACCAGAATCGTCGTTCACGCAGCGCATGCTGATCACCGATTCGCAGCGTGTGATCGACCCGATCAAGTGGCGTCAGTCATCCGTGATGCAAAACAAGTGGCGTTTGATCAACGGCACAGAGCTGTACAACATTGCCGATGACGCAGGGCAAGAGAACGACGTTGCGGGCGATCATCCGGAACAAGTTGCCTCGATGCGTGCGTTTTACGATGCTTGGTGGGCGGAGCTGGAACCCACGTTCTCGCAAACCACCGAAATGACCGTCGGTCATCCCGATCATCCCGTGGTCACGTTCACGGCTCATGACTGGATCGGACAAGCTCCGCCATGGAATCAGTCCGCGATCCGTGCCGCAGCGGCTGTTTTCCCGAAGAAGGCAAAGCAACGACTGACGCACCAAGGGCATTGGGCGATCCAAGTGCATGAAGCAGGGACGTTTGAAATTGCGTTGCGGCGTTGGCCGGAAGAGTCGGGGATTCCGATTGGAGCGGCTGTACCGCCTGGGCAAGACGTGCCCGGCTCTTCTCGCGCCTATCGAACCCAAGCAGGCCGGGCGATCCCCGTGAAGTCCGCCGAGGTGCGCGTGGATGGGAAGTCGATTGCGAGCACGAGCGTCGCATCAGATGACCTGGTCGTGACGATGGAGATCGAATTGGCGGAAGGTTCCCACCAGCTGGCTCCCGTTTTCAAACTTCCAAACGGTGAAGTTGGAGCGTACTACTGCACGCTCTCCCGAAAGAGCAAGTGA
- a CDS encoding efflux RND transporter permease subunit has product MSLIQFSLRNRFAVLAASIALCVLGATVIPGITIDILPDFKKPVVVSYFSYPGLPTLDMEKSVTSRVERALTLAGKIEHQESRTVPGAAVIKVFFQPGADPSSAMNDIVNLEASDMFHLPPGIEWPFTLRSEPSNLPVVLAAISGEGLSESELYSIGYYAVRNKMGGLKGVQIPHPFGGKFRQMMVYVDPAKLQAYHISATDVVDALKKSNLVLAGGTATMGGTDYQIHPRNTLPDIEEIAAIPIAVRDDRPIFIRDVATVKDDAALQYNIVRVNGKRSVYCPLLREPGENTIAVVDRIYDGIAEEIPKMKERGDIPEATSVTLVSDQSIYIRKAMSNLMSQIGLGSVLVALVVLIFLRRLLPTVIIVSTILLAILIGALGFAFSGQTINVMTLGGIALAIGTVVDAGIVVVENVIRHGRMGKSPMEAARDGTQEVSGAILAGTITTLAVFLPAIFLTGMIKYLFAPLSLAATLTIGASYILALTVVPAFCATFVRERVQAKTQATQPDDQQASSTKPSGLYGRLLTTAMRSPALSALIIIIGVGGSFFLLPHIGTELFPNVDSGSFEIRLKTVPGTSLQKTEELVAKIEESIQQVIPEESIDTIISNIGLPVGKGAGFSTVLSSNSGPDTAYLIVNLKQENQSVDTQTYIDTLREKLNNEYPLEQFLFVSGGIVNMALNDGVPTPINVQISAGTLQQCRDAAERIVREISPIEGTRDVQIAQSLDYPQFDVQVDRTRAKYLGVDQEQVAQTVLTALGSSVGYSPTIWIDPKSGVDFFMGVQYASNQFQSLDELRNMPLSLDTPDGPVTIPLSNIATVNRVTIPGEIAHYNISRVNDIHVNVAGRDLGSVAADIDAVLADMEFENGVSVALRGPIEKMRGEMNMLGTGLAVATLLVYLVLMAQFRSFLDPLIIMLSVPLGIGGVLISLYLTDTYLNIQSLMGTLMMIGVVVNNSILLVEFANQRLATGVTPREAALSAAQVRLRPILMTSLTLVASMLPLSFQLAPGNEAMIPLARALLGGMVVSTLLTLILVPCVYVLLHRNRRSPV; this is encoded by the coding sequence ATGTCGTTGATCCAATTTTCCCTTCGCAATCGATTTGCGGTTCTGGCTGCATCCATTGCCTTGTGTGTGCTCGGTGCAACCGTCATCCCGGGCATCACGATTGATATCCTCCCGGATTTCAAAAAGCCGGTTGTTGTCAGCTACTTCTCCTACCCTGGTCTGCCGACCTTGGACATGGAGAAATCGGTCACCTCACGTGTCGAACGTGCGCTAACGCTGGCGGGCAAGATCGAGCACCAAGAATCGAGAACGGTTCCTGGCGCCGCGGTGATCAAAGTCTTCTTCCAACCCGGTGCTGACCCAAGTTCGGCGATGAACGACATCGTCAACTTGGAAGCCAGCGATATGTTCCACCTGCCGCCGGGCATTGAGTGGCCGTTCACGCTGCGGAGCGAACCGTCCAACCTGCCTGTGGTGCTGGCAGCGATCTCCGGCGAGGGACTCAGTGAATCCGAGCTCTACTCGATCGGCTACTACGCAGTTCGCAACAAGATGGGCGGACTGAAAGGCGTGCAGATCCCGCACCCGTTTGGTGGCAAGTTCCGCCAGATGATGGTCTATGTCGATCCCGCTAAACTTCAGGCCTACCACATCAGCGCGACCGATGTGGTCGACGCGCTCAAGAAGTCAAACTTGGTGCTCGCAGGTGGCACCGCAACGATGGGCGGAACGGACTACCAAATTCACCCTCGGAATACCCTGCCTGATATCGAAGAAATCGCAGCGATTCCCATTGCCGTTCGCGACGATCGCCCGATCTTCATCCGCGACGTGGCAACCGTCAAAGACGACGCGGCGTTGCAATACAACATCGTTCGAGTCAACGGAAAACGCAGCGTCTACTGCCCACTGCTTCGAGAACCCGGGGAGAACACCATCGCGGTGGTGGACCGCATCTACGACGGGATCGCGGAAGAGATTCCCAAGATGAAAGAGCGTGGTGACATTCCAGAAGCGACCAGCGTGACGCTGGTCTCGGATCAATCCATTTACATCCGCAAAGCGATGTCGAATTTGATGTCGCAGATTGGTCTCGGTTCCGTGCTGGTCGCGCTCGTGGTGCTCATCTTCTTGCGACGCCTGCTTCCCACCGTGATCATCGTTTCGACCATTTTGCTGGCCATTTTGATTGGTGCCTTGGGATTCGCATTCTCCGGCCAAACCATCAACGTGATGACCTTGGGGGGAATCGCACTGGCGATCGGCACGGTGGTCGACGCCGGAATCGTGGTCGTCGAAAACGTGATCCGTCACGGGCGAATGGGCAAATCCCCCATGGAGGCTGCACGCGATGGCACCCAGGAAGTTTCAGGCGCAATCCTCGCAGGAACCATCACGACCCTGGCCGTCTTCTTGCCTGCAATCTTCTTGACGGGAATGATCAAGTATCTGTTCGCTCCGCTCTCGTTGGCCGCCACCCTCACCATTGGCGCCTCCTACATTTTGGCGTTGACCGTTGTCCCCGCTTTTTGTGCGACCTTCGTCCGGGAACGTGTGCAAGCCAAAACGCAAGCGACGCAGCCAGACGATCAGCAGGCGTCTTCAACCAAGCCCTCGGGGCTGTATGGACGCTTGCTTACAACCGCCATGCGATCACCCGCGTTGTCAGCGTTGATCATCATCATTGGGGTAGGCGGCTCGTTCTTTTTGCTGCCTCACATCGGAACAGAGCTGTTCCCGAATGTTGATTCGGGCAGCTTCGAAATCCGCCTGAAAACAGTCCCCGGAACCTCCTTGCAGAAAACCGAGGAATTGGTCGCCAAGATCGAGGAATCCATCCAACAAGTGATCCCTGAGGAATCCATCGACACCATCATCTCGAACATCGGTTTGCCGGTTGGAAAGGGAGCCGGATTCTCCACCGTCTTGAGTTCCAACTCGGGCCCAGACACAGCCTACTTGATCGTGAATCTGAAGCAGGAAAATCAGTCGGTCGACACTCAGACCTACATTGACACCTTGCGAGAAAAGCTGAACAACGAATACCCGCTGGAACAGTTCCTGTTTGTTTCGGGTGGCATCGTCAACATGGCCCTCAACGATGGTGTTCCCACTCCAATCAATGTCCAAATTTCCGCGGGCACACTGCAACAGTGTCGCGACGCAGCCGAACGAATCGTCAGGGAAATCTCTCCGATCGAAGGCACACGAGATGTCCAGATCGCCCAGTCGCTCGACTATCCCCAATTCGATGTGCAAGTCGATCGAACACGGGCAAAGTACTTGGGGGTCGATCAAGAACAAGTCGCGCAAACCGTGCTGACCGCGTTGGGATCCAGCGTGGGCTATTCACCGACCATTTGGATTGACCCGAAGAGCGGTGTCGACTTCTTCATGGGAGTGCAGTACGCGTCCAATCAGTTCCAATCGCTGGATGAGTTGCGGAACATGCCACTTTCGCTCGACACCCCCGACGGCCCCGTCACGATTCCGCTCTCAAACATTGCCACTGTCAATCGAGTCACGATTCCAGGCGAGATTGCCCACTACAACATTTCACGGGTCAACGACATCCATGTCAACGTCGCGGGGCGAGACCTGGGAAGCGTCGCGGCAGACATTGACGCCGTGCTGGCGGACATGGAATTCGAAAACGGGGTCTCCGTCGCTCTTCGCGGGCCGATTGAAAAGATGCGTGGGGAAATGAACATGCTGGGAACCGGGCTCGCAGTGGCAACGCTGCTTGTTTACCTGGTTCTGATGGCCCAATTCCGATCGTTCCTCGATCCGCTGATCATCATGTTGTCCGTCCCGCTGGGGATCGGAGGTGTTTTGATTTCTCTTTATCTGACGGACACGTACCTCAACATCCAGTCCTTGATGGGCACGTTGATGATGATCGGTGTCGTCGTCAACAATTCGATTCTCCTGGTCGAATTCGCGAATCAACGACTTGCCACTGGGGTGACACCTCGAGAGGCCGCCCTGTCCGCGGCTCAAGTTCGCTTGCGCCCCATCCTGATGACCTCGTTGACGCTGGTCGCCTCGATGTTGCCGCTTTCGTTCCAACTGGCACCGGGAAATGAAGCCATGATTCCGCTCGCTCGTGCGTTGCTGGGCGGGATGGTGGTCTCAACGCTTCTGACGTTGATTCTCGTTCCTTGCGTCTATGTGTTGCTCCATCGCAACCGAAGGTCACCGGTCTAA
- a CDS encoding sulfatase family protein has translation MSHTAIGSRALIWMLAIAMAPWAVADERPNILFIMSDDHTSQAVGAYGSRLAYLDPTPNLDRLAKEGMLFENAFCTNSICTPSRACIMTGQYNHTNGVFDLNGRIEPKNQHLAKEMKKAGYQTAMIGKWHLKAEPAAFDYYCVLPGQGKYFDPEFRVQGDKPWPKNLIKKEGMHSTDAITDITLNWFDEVREDDKPFFLMHHYKAPHDFFEYAPRYEEYLAEIAIPEPKNLWSQPLFGSLATRGADDELMPYIGTSIGRRNLRRNYVDHYEVDSWLSDEDAKREAYNIYMKHYLRCVKGVDDNLARLFAKLEETGQMDNTVIIYTGDQGFMLGEHDYMDKRWMYDESQRMPFLVRYPKSIPAGSRSNAIVENVDYGPTMLAFAGVETPEYMQGKSFREICETGQEPEGWKQEAYYRYWMHMAHHDNPGHVGIRTKTHKLIYYYGVNYEGKLQTPPGWELYDLVNDPTEVVNQIDNPEYAEVASDLKQRLAQLRQRVGDDGSHYPAVEEVVQEFWDDSDEDRQKAIEISHEYVQAKQSESKAKPQN, from the coding sequence ATGTCACACACTGCGATTGGGTCACGTGCCCTGATTTGGATGCTTGCCATTGCGATGGCACCTTGGGCGGTTGCTGATGAGCGACCCAACATTCTGTTTATCATGTCGGATGACCACACCAGCCAAGCGGTGGGGGCGTATGGCAGTCGGTTGGCCTACCTGGATCCGACGCCGAACCTGGATCGTTTGGCCAAGGAAGGCATGTTGTTTGAAAATGCATTCTGCACGAACTCAATCTGCACACCCAGTCGCGCTTGCATCATGACGGGGCAATACAACCACACCAACGGTGTGTTTGATCTGAACGGCCGCATCGAACCAAAGAATCAGCATCTTGCGAAAGAGATGAAGAAGGCTGGTTATCAAACCGCCATGATTGGCAAGTGGCACTTGAAAGCTGAACCGGCGGCGTTTGACTACTACTGTGTCCTGCCTGGACAAGGCAAGTACTTTGATCCTGAGTTCCGTGTTCAAGGTGACAAGCCGTGGCCGAAGAATTTGATCAAGAAGGAAGGCATGCACAGCACGGATGCGATCACTGACATCACACTGAACTGGTTTGATGAAGTTCGCGAAGATGACAAGCCGTTTTTCTTGATGCATCACTACAAGGCGCCACACGATTTCTTCGAGTACGCGCCACGCTATGAAGAGTATCTGGCCGAAATCGCGATCCCAGAACCCAAGAATCTTTGGAGTCAGCCGCTCTTCGGTTCCCTGGCGACCCGTGGTGCAGACGATGAATTGATGCCCTACATCGGCACCTCAATCGGACGCCGTAACCTGCGTCGGAATTATGTGGATCACTATGAAGTCGATTCGTGGCTCAGTGATGAAGACGCCAAACGTGAGGCGTACAACATCTACATGAAGCACTACCTTCGCTGTGTCAAAGGCGTCGACGACAACCTGGCTCGTTTGTTTGCAAAGTTGGAAGAGACCGGGCAAATGGACAACACCGTGATCATCTACACCGGGGATCAAGGGTTCATGCTCGGTGAGCACGACTACATGGACAAGCGATGGATGTACGACGAGTCGCAGCGGATGCCGTTCTTGGTTCGCTACCCCAAGTCGATTCCTGCCGGTTCACGCAGCAATGCGATCGTGGAAAACGTGGACTACGGACCCACCATGTTGGCGTTCGCCGGCGTGGAAACCCCTGAGTACATGCAAGGCAAAAGCTTTCGCGAAATTTGCGAGACCGGTCAGGAACCCGAGGGTTGGAAGCAGGAGGCGTACTACCGCTACTGGATGCACATGGCTCACCATGACAATCCCGGTCACGTTGGGATTCGCACCAAGACTCACAAGTTGATTTACTACTACGGCGTCAACTACGAAGGGAAGCTGCAAACGCCTCCCGGTTGGGAACTCTACGATTTGGTGAACGATCCGACGGAAGTGGTCAACCAAATCGACAATCCTGAGTACGCCGAAGTCGCATCGGACCTCAAGCAACGTTTGGCACAACTTCGCCAACGCGTGGGCGACGATGGGTCTCATTACCCTGCCGTGGAAGAGGTTGTCCAGGAATTCTGGGATGACAGTGACGAAGACCGTCAGAAGGCGATCGAAATCTCCCATGAGTACGTTCAGGCGAAGCAGTCCGAATCGAAAGCAAAGCCTCAAAATTAG
- a CDS encoding OprO/OprP family phosphate-selective porin, whose amino-acid sequence MESSTLRRGGSVARRTLAALVCLITGGGAIANADEWWAPANQAGTDSVLVAPETEPTQNGFDSMLSSRYSAAPMRPQDSLIEGSVQSLPADVDQEPSGLSSQARDEQNQKALAEDESFEDRLEAFASRLDALDTLDEEWTDYQDELAAEAKAKKKKSTLKIGGRVHIDHWSFSNTDPGINQIESGRIGGVAGDPNQSPENITGFRRLRLELSGDVPQNMRYRLQVDFNNPQTPEIKDAYIGWSNLPNNQVLLLGNQKRPLGLDHLNSSRFNVFAERPLAVEAFNEDARRFGLTMYGHNNEESIGWAYGIYNLENINTDGRFIGDSAQAGGYSRLWGSPWYDDTSGGRGYWHWGLAGAVAKPDGDAGANDTNSNEGRFRTRPLARSSQRWLNTGRIDGADWYQNIGFENILNLGSLQITGEYIMTPMQVEDPAAGVDDNLFFHGGYIYASYFLTGEHMPYNRSTGTLSRVTPHENFFLVDRCNGCRGNGWGAWQVALRYDHLDLTDGGVNGGVGNLYTAGLNWHWTPYSKVQNNLVWGEISESGLAANGNNSLDAPVEAGNFLIFGTRFMVDF is encoded by the coding sequence ATGGAATCATCAACCTTGCGACGCGGCGGAAGCGTTGCCAGACGAACCCTTGCGGCTTTGGTCTGCTTGATCACCGGCGGTGGAGCAATTGCAAACGCCGACGAATGGTGGGCACCTGCGAACCAAGCCGGAACCGATTCGGTTCTCGTTGCACCTGAAACAGAGCCAACGCAGAATGGTTTTGACAGCATGCTGTCCAGCCGATACAGCGCCGCACCGATGCGTCCACAAGACAGCTTGATCGAAGGTTCAGTGCAATCGCTGCCTGCCGACGTGGATCAGGAGCCCTCCGGTCTCAGTTCCCAGGCAAGGGATGAGCAGAACCAAAAGGCTCTGGCTGAAGACGAGTCGTTTGAAGATCGTTTGGAAGCGTTTGCTTCGCGTTTGGATGCCCTTGATACACTCGATGAAGAGTGGACGGACTATCAGGACGAGTTGGCGGCCGAGGCCAAGGCGAAGAAAAAGAAGTCCACGCTCAAAATTGGCGGGCGAGTTCACATCGATCACTGGTCGTTCTCCAACACCGATCCGGGAATCAACCAAATCGAAAGCGGTCGGATCGGTGGAGTCGCCGGCGATCCCAATCAGAGTCCCGAGAATATCACTGGGTTCCGGCGTCTGCGTCTGGAACTTTCCGGGGACGTTCCTCAGAACATGCGTTATCGCTTGCAGGTGGACTTCAACAACCCGCAGACCCCCGAGATCAAGGACGCCTACATTGGCTGGTCGAACTTGCCCAACAATCAGGTGTTGTTGCTTGGCAACCAGAAGCGGCCGCTCGGTTTGGATCACCTGAACAGCTCTCGCTTCAACGTGTTCGCCGAACGCCCCTTGGCAGTGGAAGCATTCAACGAAGACGCTCGTCGGTTTGGTTTGACCATGTATGGTCACAACAATGAAGAGTCGATCGGTTGGGCGTACGGGATTTACAATCTCGAGAACATCAACACGGATGGACGTTTCATTGGTGACTCGGCCCAAGCCGGTGGATACTCGCGTCTTTGGGGATCGCCTTGGTACGACGACACCAGCGGCGGACGTGGGTACTGGCACTGGGGTTTGGCTGGTGCGGTTGCCAAGCCGGACGGCGATGCCGGAGCGAACGACACCAACAGCAACGAAGGGCGGTTCCGCACTCGGCCCCTTGCACGAAGCTCGCAACGTTGGTTGAACACCGGTCGCATCGACGGTGCAGACTGGTATCAAAACATTGGGTTTGAAAACATCCTGAACCTCGGTTCGCTGCAAATCACCGGGGAATACATCATGACTCCAATGCAGGTGGAGGATCCGGCTGCGGGGGTGGATGACAATTTGTTCTTCCACGGTGGTTACATCTACGCATCGTACTTCTTGACCGGCGAGCACATGCCCTACAACCGGTCGACGGGAACGCTCTCACGCGTGACACCCCACGAGAATTTCTTCTTGGTGGATCGCTGCAACGGATGTCGCGGCAATGGCTGGGGAGCATGGCAGGTCGCTCTCCGATATGACCACCTCGATCTAACCGATGGTGGTGTCAACGGCGGCGTGGGCAATCTCTACACGGCTGGTTTGAACTGGCACTGGACACCTTACTCGAAGGTTCAGAACAACTTGGTATGGGGTGAAATCAGCGAGAGTGGATTGGCCGCCAATGGCAACAATTCGCTTGACGCACCGGTGGAAGCCGGGAACTTCCTGATCTTCGGAACTCGTTTTATGGTCGACTTCTGA